A genome region from Streptomyces sp. S4.7 includes the following:
- a CDS encoding GNAT family N-acetyltransferase translates to MPPSDATTDTGAGPGPHLVGGAEDTLDLRLSDDVVALLGDGGPAAAEAADTASPDRARGSRLLDSPAGWGAAGTSIGVFRLVPVRLERDLTLISRWMNDPAVAAFWELAGPEAVTATHLRTQLRGDGRSVPCLGVLDGVPMSYWELYRADLDALARHYPARPHDTGLHLLIGGVADRGRGVGTTLLRAVSNLVLDHRPHCGRVVAEPDLRNTPSVSAFLSAGFRFSAEIDLPGKRAALMIRERALRDLP, encoded by the coding sequence GTGCCTCCCAGCGACGCGACCACCGACACCGGGGCCGGCCCCGGACCGCACCTCGTCGGGGGCGCCGAGGACACCCTCGACCTGCGGCTGAGCGACGACGTCGTCGCTCTGCTCGGAGACGGTGGGCCGGCGGCGGCCGAGGCGGCCGACACAGCGTCGCCGGACCGCGCCCGCGGGTCCCGCCTGCTCGATTCCCCCGCCGGGTGGGGCGCGGCCGGCACGTCCATCGGTGTCTTCCGGCTCGTCCCCGTACGGCTGGAGCGCGATCTGACCCTCATCAGCCGCTGGATGAACGACCCCGCCGTCGCCGCCTTCTGGGAGCTGGCCGGCCCCGAAGCCGTCACCGCCACCCATCTGCGCACCCAACTGCGCGGCGACGGACGCAGCGTCCCCTGCCTGGGTGTACTCGACGGCGTCCCCATGAGCTATTGGGAGCTCTACCGCGCCGATCTCGACGCTCTTGCCCGTCATTACCCCGCCCGTCCTCATGACACCGGCCTCCATCTCCTCATCGGTGGCGTGGCCGACCGCGGCCGCGGTGTCGGCACCACGCTCCTGAGAGCCGTCTCCAACCTCGTCCTCGACCACCGGCCGCACTGCGGCCGGGTCGTCGCCGAACCGGACCTGCGCAACACCCCCTCCGTCTCCGCCTTCCTCAGCGCCGGCTTCCGCTTCTCCGCGGAGATCGACCTCCCCGGCAAACGAGCCGCCCTCATGATCCGCGAACGAGCCCTGCGAGACCTGCCGTGA
- the miaA gene encoding tRNA (adenosine(37)-N6)-dimethylallyltransferase MiaA — translation MSTAAPAPRVIAVVGPTAAGKSDLGVHLARQLDGEVVNADSMQLYRGMDIGTAKLTTEERRGVPHHLLDIWDVAEAANVAEYQRLARIEIDRLLAAGRTPVLVGGSGLYVRGAIDALDFPGTDPEVRARLEDELKLRGSGALHARLAAADPPAGRAILPSNGRRIVRALEVFEITGKPFTANLPGHDAVYETVQIGVDVERPELDERIALRVDRMWEAGLVDEVRELEARGLREGRTASRALGYQQVLAALAGDCTEDQARTETVRATKRFARRQDSWFRRDPRVHWLSGAAEDREELPHLALTLVERAVTA, via the coding sequence GTGAGTACCGCAGCGCCCGCACCGCGGGTCATCGCCGTCGTCGGCCCCACCGCGGCCGGCAAGTCCGACCTGGGCGTCCATCTCGCCCGGCAACTCGACGGTGAGGTCGTCAACGCAGACTCCATGCAGCTCTACCGCGGGATGGACATCGGTACCGCCAAGCTGACGACCGAGGAGCGCCGCGGGGTCCCGCACCACCTCCTCGACATCTGGGACGTCGCCGAGGCGGCCAACGTCGCCGAGTACCAGCGGCTGGCCAGGATCGAGATCGACCGGCTCCTCGCCGCGGGCCGTACCCCCGTCCTCGTCGGCGGCTCCGGCCTCTACGTACGGGGCGCCATCGACGCCCTCGACTTCCCCGGCACCGACCCCGAGGTGCGCGCCCGGCTGGAGGACGAGCTGAAGCTGCGCGGCTCCGGCGCCCTGCACGCCCGGCTGGCCGCCGCCGATCCGCCTGCGGGCCGCGCGATCCTCCCCAGCAACGGCCGCCGCATCGTCCGGGCCCTTGAGGTGTTCGAGATCACCGGTAAGCCGTTCACGGCCAATCTGCCCGGTCACGACGCCGTGTACGAGACGGTGCAGATCGGCGTCGACGTGGAACGCCCCGAACTCGACGAGCGCATCGCGCTGCGCGTCGACCGTATGTGGGAGGCCGGCCTCGTGGACGAGGTGCGCGAGTTGGAGGCGCGCGGCCTGCGTGAGGGGCGTACGGCCTCGCGCGCGCTCGGCTACCAGCAGGTACTCGCGGCCCTCGCCGGCGACTGCACCGAGGACCAGGCGCGCACCGAGACCGTACGCGCCACCAAACGCTTCGCGCGCCGCCAGGACTCGTGGTTCCGCCGCGACCCCCGTGTCCACTGGCTGAGCGGCGCGGCCGAGGACCGGGAGGAACTCCCGCACCTCGCGCTGACGTTGGTCGAACGAGCGGTCACAGCCTGA
- the hflX gene encoding GTPase HflX yields the protein MTSSSSPSQDEQISADPRTESLRADALMEEDVAWSQEIDGNRDGDQFDRSDRAALRRVAGLSTELEDVTEVEYRQLRLERVVLVGVWVSGTVREAENSLAELAALAETAGALVLDGVIQRRDKPDPATYIGSGKARELYDMVLETGADTVVCDGELSPGQLIHLEDVVKVKVVDRTALILDIFAQHAKSREGKAQVALAQMQYMLPRLRGWGQSLSRQMGGGGGGGMATRGPGETKIETDRRRIREKMAKMRREIAEMKTGREIKRQERRRHRVPSVAIAGYTNAGKSSLLNRLTGAGVLVENALFATLDPTVRRAETPSGRIYTLADTVGFVRHLPHHLVEAFRSTMEEVGDSDLILHVVDGSHPAPEEQLAAVREVIRDVGAVDVREIVVINKADAADPEVLQRLLRMERYAIAVSARTGAGMAELLALIDTELPRPAITVEALVPYTDGGLVSRVHAEGEVLSEEHTPEGTLLKAQVHEELASALAAYMPVPAAG from the coding sequence ATGACCTCCTCTTCTTCCCCTTCCCAGGACGAGCAGATCTCCGCGGACCCCCGCACGGAAAGCCTTCGGGCCGATGCCCTGATGGAAGAGGACGTCGCCTGGAGCCAAGAGATCGACGGAAACCGGGACGGCGACCAGTTCGACCGTTCCGACCGCGCGGCGCTGAGGCGCGTGGCGGGCCTGTCCACCGAGCTCGAAGACGTCACCGAGGTCGAGTACCGGCAGCTGCGCCTGGAGCGCGTCGTGCTGGTCGGCGTCTGGGTCTCCGGGACGGTGCGGGAGGCCGAGAATTCGCTCGCCGAGCTGGCGGCGCTGGCCGAGACGGCCGGCGCGCTCGTGCTCGACGGAGTCATCCAGCGCCGTGACAAGCCCGACCCGGCCACCTACATCGGCTCGGGCAAGGCGCGTGAGCTGTACGACATGGTGCTGGAGACCGGGGCGGACACCGTCGTCTGCGACGGTGAGCTCAGTCCCGGTCAGCTCATCCATCTCGAGGACGTCGTCAAGGTCAAGGTCGTGGACCGTACGGCCCTGATCCTGGACATCTTCGCCCAGCACGCCAAGTCCCGGGAGGGCAAGGCACAGGTCGCGCTGGCCCAGATGCAGTACATGCTGCCGAGGCTGCGCGGCTGGGGTCAGTCGCTGTCCCGGCAGATGGGCGGCGGCGGCGGTGGCGGCATGGCCACTCGCGGTCCCGGTGAGACGAAGATCGAGACGGACCGGCGGCGGATCCGCGAGAAGATGGCGAAGATGCGCCGGGAGATCGCGGAGATGAAGACCGGCCGCGAGATCAAGCGGCAGGAGCGCCGGCGCCACAGGGTGCCGTCGGTGGCGATCGCCGGATATACGAACGCGGGCAAGTCCTCGCTGCTCAACCGCCTCACCGGCGCCGGCGTCCTGGTGGAGAACGCGCTGTTCGCCACCCTGGACCCGACCGTGCGCCGGGCCGAGACACCGAGCGGCAGGATCTACACCCTGGCCGACACCGTCGGGTTCGTACGGCATCTGCCGCACCACCTCGTGGAGGCGTTCCGGTCGACGATGGAGGAGGTCGGAGACTCCGATCTGATCCTGCACGTGGTCGACGGCTCGCATCCCGCTCCCGAGGAGCAGCTCGCCGCCGTGCGCGAGGTCATCCGCGACGTGGGCGCGGTGGACGTCCGCGAGATCGTGGTGATCAACAAGGCCGACGCGGCGGACCCGGAGGTCCTCCAGCGGCTGCTGCGGATGGAGCGGTACGCGATCGCCGTGTCCGCTCGGACCGGTGCCGGTATGGCGGAGCTGCTCGCGCTCATCGACACCGAGCTGCCCAGGCCCGCGATCACGGTCGAGGCACTGGTGCCGTACACCGACGGCGGTCTGGTCTCGCGGGTGCACGCCGAGGGTGAGGTGCTGTCCGAGGAGCACACCCCGGAGGGCACCCTGCTGAAGGCGCAGGTCCACGAGGAGCTGGCATCGGCGCTCGCCGCGTACATGCCTGTTCCCGCGGCCGGCTGA
- the dapF gene encoding diaminopimelate epimerase — protein sequence MSTYHPAAQPSPIPFLKGHGTENDFVIIPDPDNAVALSAAAVAKLCDRRAGIGGDGLLHVVRSAEHPEARSMADRAEWFMDYRNADGSVAEMCGNGVRVFARYLRRAGLVDAGDLAVATRGGVKEVHIAKSLETGGGTADPEDVTVRMGRAALPEGDVSVVVGERGWPARDVNMGNPHAVAFVDDLDHAGNLFTAPPVSPASAYPDGVNVEFVVGRGPRHVAMRVHERGSGETRSCGTGACAVAVAAARRDGIDPAVTGEPVTYTVDLPGGRLVITERPDGEIEMTGPAVIVAEGLLDGEWAELLDTL from the coding sequence GTGAGTACCTACCACCCCGCCGCGCAGCCGTCACCGATCCCGTTCCTCAAGGGGCACGGGACCGAGAACGACTTCGTGATCATTCCCGACCCGGACAACGCGGTCGCCCTGTCCGCCGCCGCCGTGGCGAAGCTCTGCGACCGCCGCGCCGGTATCGGTGGCGACGGTCTGCTGCACGTCGTACGGTCCGCCGAGCACCCCGAGGCGCGGTCCATGGCCGACCGGGCCGAATGGTTCATGGACTACCGCAACGCGGACGGTTCGGTCGCCGAGATGTGCGGCAACGGGGTGCGGGTCTTCGCGCGGTATCTGCGGCGCGCCGGTCTCGTTGACGCGGGCGATCTCGCCGTCGCCACCCGTGGCGGCGTGAAGGAGGTTCACATCGCCAAGTCCCTTGAGACGGGCGGTGGAACGGCCGATCCGGAAGACGTGACGGTCCGGATGGGACGAGCCGCCCTCCCCGAAGGGGATGTCAGTGTCGTGGTGGGGGAGCGTGGTTGGCCCGCCCGTGATGTCAACATGGGCAATCCGCACGCCGTCGCCTTCGTCGACGACCTCGACCACGCGGGGAATCTGTTCACCGCGCCGCCCGTCAGCCCCGCCTCGGCCTATCCGGACGGCGTGAACGTCGAATTCGTCGTCGGGCGCGGCCCGCGCCATGTCGCCATGCGCGTCCATGAACGCGGCTCGGGCGAGACGCGGTCCTGCGGTACGGGCGCGTGCGCCGTCGCCGTCGCCGCGGCCCGCCGGGACGGCATCGACCCCGCCGTGACCGGTGAGCCCGTCACGTACACGGTCGACCTGCCCGGCGGACGGCTCGTCATCACCGAACGCCCCGACGGCGAGATCGAGATGACCGGCCCGGCCGTGATCGTGGCGGAGGGGCTGCTCGACGGCGAGTGGGCGGAGTTGCTCGACACGCTCTGA
- a CDS encoding M1 family metallopeptidase, with protein sequence MLLTSPRLRAALLATASATLVAATLPAPAPVALGIGDPLFPYLGNPGYDVLAYDIGLTYRGDNSKPLDAVTKIDARATQRLERVNLDFTHGKVGSVEVDGARADFATVGEDLVVTPREAVEAGSRVRVTVTHTSDPTGGKGGWVRTKDGLAMANQADAAHRVFPGNDHPADKAAFTFRVTAPGKLTVVANGLPVAKTRNGATTTWTYRTRHPMATELAQVSIGESAVVHREGPRGLPLRDVVPAADRAKLEPWLAKTPAQIEWMERQVGRYPFETYGVLVAAAETGFELETQTLSLFERSLFTRPEYPEWYVDSVMVHELAHQWFGDSVSPRAWSDLWLNEGHASWYEAMYAQEHADKPLEERMREAYRLSDGWRAAGGPPAAPEPPSPGKQISLFRPVVYDGSALVLYALRQEIGAGEFRRLEREWVRDHRDGTASTADFTRLASDIAGRDLSDFFEAWLYGRRTPPMPGHPEWKSAALK encoded by the coding sequence ATGCTGCTCACCTCCCCCCGGCTGCGCGCCGCCCTGCTGGCCACCGCGTCGGCCACCCTCGTCGCCGCGACACTCCCCGCTCCCGCCCCGGTGGCGCTCGGTATCGGCGATCCGCTCTTCCCGTATCTGGGCAACCCCGGATACGACGTCCTCGCCTACGACATCGGCCTCACCTACCGGGGCGACAACTCCAAGCCGCTCGACGCGGTCACCAAGATCGACGCGCGGGCGACCCAGCGTCTTGAACGCGTCAACCTCGACTTCACCCACGGCAAGGTCGGCTCCGTCGAGGTCGACGGCGCGCGCGCCGACTTCGCGACCGTCGGCGAAGACCTCGTGGTCACGCCGCGCGAGGCCGTGGAGGCCGGCTCACGGGTACGCGTCACCGTCACCCACACCAGCGACCCCACGGGCGGCAAGGGCGGCTGGGTGCGGACGAAGGACGGCCTCGCGATGGCCAACCAGGCCGACGCCGCGCACCGCGTCTTCCCGGGCAACGACCACCCGGCCGACAAGGCGGCGTTCACCTTCCGGGTCACCGCGCCCGGCAAGCTGACCGTCGTGGCCAACGGTCTTCCGGTGGCGAAGACCCGTAACGGCGCGACCACCACCTGGACGTACCGCACCCGTCACCCCATGGCCACCGAGCTGGCGCAGGTGTCCATCGGGGAGTCGGCCGTGGTGCACCGGGAGGGTCCGCGCGGACTGCCCCTGCGCGACGTGGTCCCGGCCGCCGACCGCGCGAAGCTGGAGCCGTGGCTGGCGAAGACGCCGGCACAGATCGAGTGGATGGAGCGGCAGGTCGGGCGGTACCCCTTCGAGACGTACGGCGTCCTCGTCGCCGCCGCCGAGACCGGTTTCGAGCTGGAGACACAGACGCTGTCGCTCTTCGAGCGTTCGCTGTTCACCCGGCCCGAGTACCCCGAGTGGTACGTCGACTCGGTCATGGTCCACGAGCTGGCGCACCAGTGGTTCGGCGACAGCGTCTCACCGCGCGCGTGGTCAGACCTGTGGCTCAACGAGGGCCACGCGAGCTGGTACGAGGCGATGTACGCGCAGGAGCACGCGGACAAGCCGCTGGAGGAGCGGATGCGCGAGGCCTACCGGCTGTCCGACGGCTGGCGGGCGGCCGGCGGTCCGCCCGCCGCACCGGAGCCGCCCTCGCCCGGCAAGCAGATCAGCCTGTTCCGGCCCGTGGTGTACGACGGCAGTGCGCTGGTGCTCTACGCGCTGCGCCAGGAGATCGGCGCGGGGGAGTTCCGGCGGCTGGAGCGGGAGTGGGTGCGCGACCACCGGGACGGGACGGCGAGTACGGCGGACTTCACGCGGCTGGCGTCGGACATCGCGGGGCGTGACCTGTCGGACTTCTTCGAGGCGTGGCTGTACGGGCGCCGGACGCCGCCCATGCCGGGGCACCCGGAGTGGAAGAGTGCGGCGTTGAAGTAG
- a CDS encoding IucA/IucC family protein produces the protein MKTTSTPTPDAPEIIARPAAQSPGPVTAHALATAGPAPTDTTTVPRQVPPGAGADAAPRTAGTPAASRAADAVAGDQPDPLDDPDPWKAADAASVENLLRCWVRECNTPRPDGNTLRIPLDASGTALLVPVRYWSATGWHRFGPPLLECAGPHTPAADAVTVAALLNRESGRGQGAELVARVADSAHRTADFLADRRRAPAPVGADLFLTAEQSLILGHPLHPTPKSREGLSDTEHRRFSPELRGSFPLHWLAVDRSVLATDSAWTEQGRVVHAEQLTTRLAGDLTLPDHTVPLPLHPWQARELTHGPAVRALLDAGLLHDLGPHGDHWYPTSSVRTVHRTGAPAMLKLSLGVRITNSRRENLRKELHRGVEVHRLLRGGLAQQLRAAHPGFDIVRDPAWLAVDTPDGEPVAGLDVMLRHNPFRADNDAVCVAGLVTPRPWPGRPLVHSRLADIVAALVARTGRPSGAVAAEWFLRYLDHVVRPVLWLDATAGVALEAHQQNTLVILDPDGWPVGGRYRDNQGYYFRQSHREALDRRLPDIGRVSETFVPDDVTDERFAYYLGINNVLGLIGAFGSQRLADERVLIAAFRQFLARAATLGSPLPGQLLEATTLRCKANLLTRLHGLDELVGPVDTQSVYVTITNPLRH, from the coding sequence GTGAAAACCACCTCCACTCCTACTCCCGACGCACCCGAGATCATCGCCCGTCCCGCCGCTCAGAGCCCCGGACCGGTCACTGCGCACGCCCTCGCGACGGCCGGACCGGCCCCGACCGACACGACCACCGTGCCCCGCCAAGTGCCCCCGGGCGCGGGGGCGGACGCCGCACCCCGTACGGCGGGCACCCCCGCCGCGTCCCGGGCCGCGGACGCGGTGGCGGGCGATCAGCCGGACCCTCTCGACGACCCGGACCCGTGGAAGGCCGCCGACGCCGCGTCCGTGGAGAACCTGCTGCGCTGCTGGGTCCGCGAGTGCAACACCCCCCGGCCGGACGGGAACACCCTCAGGATCCCGCTCGACGCGAGCGGCACCGCCCTGCTCGTCCCCGTGCGCTACTGGTCGGCGACCGGCTGGCACCGCTTCGGCCCGCCCCTTCTGGAGTGCGCGGGGCCGCACACCCCGGCGGCCGACGCCGTCACCGTGGCCGCGCTCCTCAACCGCGAGTCCGGTCGCGGCCAGGGCGCCGAACTGGTCGCCAGGGTCGCCGACTCCGCCCACCGCACCGCAGATTTCCTCGCCGACCGACGCAGAGCCCCCGCTCCCGTGGGCGCCGACCTCTTCCTCACCGCCGAACAGTCGCTCATTCTCGGCCACCCCCTCCACCCCACACCCAAGAGCCGCGAAGGGCTCTCCGACACCGAACACCGCCGCTTCTCACCCGAATTGCGCGGCTCCTTCCCTCTCCACTGGCTGGCCGTCGACCGGTCCGTGCTCGCCACCGACTCGGCCTGGACCGAGCAGGGCCGTGTCGTCCACGCCGAGCAGCTCACCACCCGACTGGCGGGAGACCTGACACTCCCCGACCACACCGTCCCGCTGCCTCTGCACCCGTGGCAGGCACGCGAGTTGACGCACGGTCCCGCCGTACGCGCGCTCCTCGACGCCGGTCTGCTCCACGACCTCGGCCCGCACGGCGACCACTGGTATCCCACCTCCTCGGTCCGCACGGTGCACCGGACCGGCGCACCCGCCATGCTCAAGCTGTCCCTCGGCGTACGCATCACCAACTCCCGGCGCGAGAACCTCCGTAAGGAGCTCCACCGCGGCGTCGAGGTCCATCGGCTGCTGCGCGGCGGTCTCGCTCAGCAGTTGCGCGCCGCGCATCCCGGCTTCGACATCGTGCGCGACCCCGCCTGGCTCGCCGTCGACACCCCCGACGGCGAACCGGTCGCCGGTCTCGACGTGATGCTGCGCCACAACCCGTTCCGCGCCGACAACGACGCCGTCTGCGTCGCGGGACTCGTCACCCCGCGCCCCTGGCCCGGCCGCCCCCTTGTGCACTCGCGCCTCGCCGACATCGTGGCCGCTCTCGTCGCCCGCACGGGCCGGCCCAGCGGCGCCGTCGCCGCGGAGTGGTTCCTGCGCTACCTCGATCACGTCGTACGCCCCGTGCTCTGGCTCGACGCCACGGCGGGCGTCGCCCTGGAAGCCCACCAGCAGAACACTCTGGTGATCCTCGACCCCGACGGCTGGCCGGTGGGTGGACGCTACCGGGACAACCAGGGCTACTACTTCCGCCAATCCCACCGCGAGGCGCTCGACCGCCGCCTCCCCGACATCGGCAGGGTCAGCGAAACCTTCGTACCCGACGACGTCACCGACGAGCGCTTCGCCTACTACCTCGGCATCAACAACGTCCTCGGTCTGATCGGGGCGTTCGGCTCCCAGCGGCTCGCCGACGAACGCGTACTCATCGCCGCCTTCCGTCAGTTCCTCGCCCGCGCCGCGACCCTCGGCTCACCCCTCCCCGGCCAACTCCTGGAGGCGACCACCCTGCGCTGCAAGGCCAACCTCCTCACCCGGCTCCACGGCCTGGACGAACTCGTGGGCCCGGTCGACACCCAGTCCGTCTACGTCACCATCACCAACCCCCTTCGCCATTGA
- a CDS encoding HD domain-containing protein, whose product MSAEATSPGARSRRRGRTSIDLRRLGKAALLGPASRDRLPDAIGHVADAHRAHHPDADLLVLGKAYVLAETSHRGQFRKSGEPYITHPLAVTLILAELGAETTTLTASLLHDTVEDTDVTLDQVRAEFGDEVCYLVDGVTKLEKVDYGAAAEPETFRKMLVATGNDVRVMSIKLADRLHNMRTLGVMRPEKQERIAKVTHDVLIPLAERLGVQALKTELEDLVFAILQPEEYERTRTVIADRAGAGPSLDLVAEDVRRTVREADITAEVVIRPRHFLSVHRARLKRGEMRGTDFGRLLVLVGEDADCYAVLGELHTCFTPVISEFKDFIAAPKYNLYQSLHTAVAGPGGAVVEVLIRTHQMHKVAEAGVVALGNPYAPVDGAEPADGERTDPTRPGWLSRLLEWQESATDPDTFWTTLRADLAQDREISVFLADGGMLGLPAGATCVDAAYAQYGDGAHGCIGARVNGRLATLSTVLVDGDTVQLLLAHSPAQEPRNGRDGDGDGSGTGKAGSTGGPGDVEGTPGGGRGQDPQGTADPAHGRHQDTAPGPSPEWLDHARTPAARIAIAGWLAANPESLKVAEAPPRTPGAVTAGRRGVANVVVDVPEATVRLAGCCTPVPPDAVTGFTVRGGAVTVHRAECPAVGRMTALGRPPLTVRWGDEAECRVTLYAESFGRPRLLADLTEAIATAGAAIVSANVEPPSEQRVRHTYTLQLPDAAGLPGLMRAMRDVPGVFDVRRAQHEPAP is encoded by the coding sequence ATGAGCGCAGAGGCCACGAGCCCTGGTGCCCGGAGCCGCAGGCGCGGCCGTACCAGTATCGACCTCCGTCGGCTCGGCAAAGCCGCGTTACTGGGGCCCGCTTCCAGGGACCGGCTGCCGGACGCGATCGGCCATGTGGCCGACGCCCACCGCGCGCACCATCCCGACGCGGACCTTCTCGTGCTGGGCAAGGCGTACGTGCTCGCCGAGACGTCGCACCGCGGGCAGTTCCGCAAGAGCGGCGAGCCCTACATCACGCATCCGCTCGCGGTGACCCTGATCCTCGCCGAACTCGGCGCCGAGACCACGACGTTGACGGCGTCGCTCCTGCACGACACCGTCGAGGACACGGATGTGACGCTCGATCAGGTTCGCGCGGAGTTCGGCGACGAGGTCTGCTATCTGGTCGACGGTGTGACGAAGCTGGAGAAGGTCGACTACGGGGCCGCCGCCGAGCCCGAGACCTTCCGCAAGATGCTCGTCGCCACCGGCAACGATGTCCGGGTGATGTCGATCAAACTCGCCGACCGGCTGCACAACATGCGCACCCTCGGTGTGATGCGGCCGGAGAAGCAGGAACGCATCGCCAAGGTCACCCACGACGTCCTCATCCCGCTGGCCGAACGTCTCGGCGTGCAGGCGCTCAAGACCGAGCTGGAGGACCTGGTGTTCGCCATCCTCCAGCCGGAGGAGTACGAGCGCACCCGCACCGTCATCGCGGACAGGGCAGGCGCCGGGCCGAGTCTGGACCTGGTCGCCGAGGATGTGCGGCGGACGGTTCGTGAGGCCGACATCACGGCCGAAGTCGTCATCAGGCCGCGGCACTTCCTCTCCGTGCACCGTGCCCGCCTGAAACGCGGCGAGATGCGGGGCACGGACTTCGGCCGCCTTCTGGTCCTGGTCGGGGAGGACGCCGACTGTTACGCCGTGCTGGGGGAGTTGCACACCTGTTTCACTCCGGTGATCTCCGAGTTCAAGGACTTCATCGCCGCCCCGAAGTACAACCTGTACCAGTCGCTGCACACGGCGGTCGCGGGCCCCGGCGGGGCGGTCGTCGAAGTCCTCATCCGTACGCACCAGATGCACAAGGTCGCCGAGGCCGGTGTGGTCGCGCTGGGCAATCCGTACGCGCCCGTCGACGGTGCGGAACCGGCCGACGGCGAACGCACCGACCCGACCAGGCCCGGCTGGCTCTCCCGCCTCCTGGAGTGGCAGGAGTCGGCGACCGATCCGGACACGTTCTGGACGACGCTGCGCGCCGATCTCGCCCAGGACCGGGAGATCAGCGTGTTCCTCGCAGACGGGGGCATGCTCGGCCTGCCCGCCGGCGCGACATGTGTGGACGCGGCGTACGCGCAGTACGGCGACGGCGCGCACGGCTGCATCGGCGCGCGCGTCAACGGCCGTCTGGCGACGCTGAGTACGGTCCTGGTCGACGGCGACACGGTGCAACTGCTGCTGGCTCACAGCCCCGCCCAGGAGCCCCGGAACGGCCGGGACGGGGACGGCGACGGGAGCGGCACGGGAAAGGCCGGGAGCACCGGCGGCCCCGGGGACGTCGAGGGCACTCCCGGCGGTGGGCGCGGCCAGGACCCGCAGGGCACGGCGGACCCGGCGCACGGCCGGCATCAGGACACCGCCCCCGGCCCCTCTCCCGAGTGGCTGGACCACGCCCGTACGCCCGCCGCGCGCATCGCGATCGCCGGCTGGCTCGCCGCGAATCCGGAGAGCCTGAAGGTGGCCGAGGCGCCGCCCCGTACGCCCGGCGCCGTCACGGCGGGGCGGCGCGGCGTGGCCAATGTGGTTGTGGACGTGCCCGAGGCGACCGTACGGCTGGCCGGCTGCTGCACCCCCGTCCCGCCCGACGCCGTCACCGGCTTCACGGTCCGGGGCGGCGCCGTCACCGTGCACCGCGCGGAGTGTCCCGCCGTCGGCAGGATGACCGCGCTCGGCCGCCCGCCGCTCACGGTGCGCTGGGGCGACGAGGCGGAGTGCCGGGTCACGCTGTACGCGGAGTCCTTCGGCCGGCCCCGGCTGCTCGCCGATCTCACCGAGGCCATCGCCACGGCGGGCGCGGCGATCGTGTCGGCCAACGTGGAGCCGCCGAGCGAGCAGCGGGTACGGCACACGTACACGCTCCAACTGCCCGACGCGGCGGGGCTCCCCGGCCTGATGCGCGCCATGCGGGACGTGCCCGGGGTGTTCGACGTACGGCGCGCGCAGCACGAGCCGGCTCCCTGA